The sequence below is a genomic window from Streptomyces cinnamoneus.
GGTGCGGCGCGGCTGACCCTCTATGGGGCGGAACCCCACGCGCCCTACAACCGCACCCTGCTCGCCGACGTCCTCACCGGCCGCTACGACGAGCACGCGGTCGGCCTGCCGTACGGGCCGGACGCCGAGGTGCGCACCGGCACCCGTGTCACCGCCGTCGACCCCGCCACCCGCACCCTCACCCTCGACGACGGCTCGGCCGCGCGCTACGACACCCTCGTCCTGGCCACCGGCGCCGCCCCGGTGCCACCGGACCTGCCGGGCCCGCACGGCGCCCTCCCGGAGGGCGTCCACGTCCTGCGCACCCTCGCCGACTGCCGCGGCCTCGCCGACGACGCCCGGCGGGTCACGCGGGCCGTCGTCGTCGGCGGGGGAGTGCTGGGCGTCAGCGCGGCGCGCGCCCTGGCCGCGCTCGGGCTGCGCACCGCGATCGTCCACCGGGCGCCGCACCTGATGGAGCGGCACCTCGACCCCGCACCCGCCGGCGCCCTGCGCCGGCACCTCGAAGCCCTCGGCATCGCCGTGCACACCGGCGCCACCGCCCGCGCCCTGCACGGCACCGGCCGCGTCACCGCCGTGGAGCTGCCCGGCGGCCGGCACCTGAGGGCCGGCCTGGTGGTGTTCGCCTGCGGTGTCCGGCCCCGCACCGGCCTGGCCCGCGCGGCCGGCCTGACCGTCCGCCGGGGCGTCGTCGTCGACGACCACCTGGCCACGTCCGCTCCCGGCGTCCACGCCGTCGGCGACTGCGCCGAGCACCGGGGGATCGTGCACGGGCTGGCCGACCCCGCCTGGCAGCAGGCCGACGTGCTCGCCGCCCGCCTGTCCGGCGCCGACCCGCGGGCCCGCTACACCGGCACCCGCCCCCACACCCGGCTGACCGCCGGTTCCCTGCAACTCGCCGCCTTCGGCGACCCCGGCACCGCCGCCGCCGGTCCCCGTGACGTGCTCAGCCTGGCCGACGCCACCCGCGGCACCTACAAGCAACTCGTCCTGGACGGCGACCGGCTGGCGAGCGCCGTCCTCCTCGGCGACCTGACCACCGCCGGCGACCTCATCCGCGCCTGGCGCCACGACGAACCCCTGCCCGCCGACCCCTCGCGCCTGCTCGTCCCCGAAGGAGCCCACCCGTGACGCCCTCCGCCCCCGCCACAGAACGACGCCGCCTCGTCCTCGTCGGCCACGGCATGGTCGGCCAGCGCTTCCTGGAGGCCCTGTACGAGCAGGAGGACGCCGCCCGCTGGCAGGTGACCGTCCTGGCCGAGGAACCCCGGCCCGCCTACGACCGCGTCCACCTCACCTCCGCCTTCACCGGCACGTCGCCCGAGGAACTCTCCCTGTGCGACCGGGAGTTCCTCAGCCGCCACGGCATCGACCTGCGTCTGGGCGACCCGGTGGTCGCCGTGGACCGCGAGGCCCGGCGCGTGACCTGCGCCTCCGGCGGCGAGGTGCCCTACGACGCCCTGGTCCTGGCGACCGGCTCGTACCCCTTCGTGCCGCCCGTGCCCGGTCACGACGCCCCCGGCTGTCACGTCTACCGCACCGTCGACGACGTCGCCGCCATCCAGGCCCGCGCCGCCGGCGCCCGCACCGGCGCCGTCGTCGGCGGCGGCCTGCTCGGACTGGAGGCGGCCGGAGCCCTGCGCGCCATGGGCCTGGACACCCACGTGGTCGAGTTCGCGCCCCGCCTGATGGCCCTGCAGGTCGACGACGCCGGCGGAGCCCTGCTCCGCCAGAAGATCGAACAACTGGGCGTCACCGTGCACACCGGCGCCGGGGCCACGAGCATCGACACGGGCCCGGACGGCGAAGTCGTCGCGATGACGCTCTCCGACGGCACCTCCTTCGCCACCGACCTGGTCGTCTTCTCGGCCGGCGTGCGCCCGCAGGACCGCCTGGCCCGGGACTGCGGGCTGCCCGTCGGCGAACGCGGCGGCATCACCGTCGACGCCCGCTGCCGCACGGCCGACCCGCACGTCTGGGCCGTCGGCGAATGCGCCCGGGCCGTGGACGGCACGGTCTACGGGCTGGTGGCCCCCGGCTACGCCATGGCCGAGACCGCGGCCCGCGATCTGTGCGGCGGCTCCGGCGAGTTCACCGGCGCCGACACCTCCACCAAGCTCAAGCTCCTCGGCGTCGACGTGGCCAGCTTCGGCGACGCCCACGGCGCCACCGAGGGCGCCCTGGACGTCACCTACGCCGACAGCCGGGCGGGCGTCTACAAGAAACTCGTCGTCGGCGCCGACGGCTCGCTGCTCGGCGGGGTCCTCGTCGGGGACGCCGACGCGTACGCCACCCTGCGGCCCCTCGCCGGCAACGGCCGGCCCCTGACCGTGCCGGCCGAACAGCTCCTGCTGCCCGCGGCCGCCGGCCCCGCCGGCGCCACGGGCGGGGCGGCACTGCCCGAGGACGCCATCGTCTGCTCGTGCCACAACGTGGACAAGGCGACCATCCGCTCGGCCGTCACCGAGGGCGTCTGCGCGTCCGTGGCCGCCGTGAAGAAGTGCACGAAGGCCGGCACCGGATGCGGAAGCTGCGAGAAGCTCCTCACCACCCTCGTCGACGACGAACTCGCCGCGACGGGCGTGGCGGCCGCCCGCGGCCTGTGCGAGCACTTCGCCCACACCCGCGCCGAGCTGTACGAGATCATCCGGGTCAAGGGCATCACCACCTTCACCCGGCTGCTGGCCGAACACGGCACCGGAGAGGGCTGCGCGGTCTGCAAGCCGGTCGTCGCCTCCATCCTGGCCACCCTCGGCGACACCTCCCACATCCTCGACGGCGAACAGGCGGCCCTCCAGGACACCAACGACCACTTCCTCGCCAACCTCCAGCGCAACGGCTCCTACTCCGTCGTGCCCCGCGTCCCCGGCGGCGAGATCACCCCCGACGGCCTCATCACCATCGGCGCCATCGCCAGGGACTTCGGGCTCTACACCAAGATCACCGGTGGTCAGCGCATCGACATGTTCGGCGCCACGGTCGACCAGCTCCCCGCCATCTGGCGCCGCCTCGTCGACGCCGGCTTCGAGTCCGGCCACGCCTACGGCAAGGCCCTGCGCACCGTGAAGTCCTGCGTCGGGCAGACCTGGTGCCGCTACGGCGTCCAGGACTCCGTCGCCCTCGCCATCGAGCTCGAACTGCGCTACCGCGGCCTCCGCGCCCCCCACAAGATCAAATCCGCCGTCTCCGGGTGCGCCCGCGAGTGCGCCGAGGCGCGCAGCAAGGACTTCGGCGTCATCGCCACCGCCGAGGGCTGGAACCTCTACGTCGGCGGCAACGGCGGCATGACGCCCCGCCACGCCGACCTGCTCCTCCAGGACGCCGACCACGACACCCTCGTGCGCACCGTCGACCGCTTCCTGATGTTCTACATCCGTACCGCCGACCGCCTGGAACGCACCGCCCCCTGGATCGAGCGCCTCGAAGGGGGGCTCGACCACCTGCGCGCCGTCATCGTCGACGACGCCCTGGGCATCGCGGCCGACCTGGACGCCCAGATGGCCCGGCACATCGCCCGCTACGAGGACGAGTGGGCCGCCACCCTCGCCGACCCCGAACGCCTCCGGCGCTTCGCCTCCTTCGTCAACGCCCCCGGCACCCCCGACCCCACCGTGCGCTTCACGCCCGAACGCGCGCAGATCCGCCCCGCCCGCGTCGGCGAGGACCCGCTCCCCGGCCCGGTGACCGCCGGCGCCGGCCCCGCCCCGAAGGTGCGCATCCGATGAACGAGACCGCGCTCAGCCCCCACCGCAGCCCGCGACCGGACCCCGACGCCCTCGTCGAGATCGGCGACGGCACGACCTGGACCACCGTCTGCCGCTACGGCGACCTCACCCCGGGGCGCGGCGTGACCGCCCTCGTCGGAGGGGAACAGGTCGCCCTCTTCCGCGACCCCGCCGGCGCGCTGTACGCCCTGGCCAACCGCGACCCCTTCAGCGACGCCTGCGTGATCTCCCGCGGCATCATGGGCAGTCGCGACGGCACCCCCGCGGTGACGTCCCCCATGTACAAGCAGACCTTCGACCTGCGCACCGGGGCCTGCCTCGACGAGGAGACCGCCCCCGACGGCTCCCCGGCCGCCCTGCGCGCCTGGGCGGTGCGCACCACCGAGCCCGCACCGCCCGCCCGCGGCCGGACGCTGCCCGAGTGGCGGCCCGAGGACCCCGCCTTCTGGGAGGCCACCGGTGCCCGCGTGGCCCGGCGCAACCTGTGGCTGTCCGTGCTCACCGAACACATCGGCTTCTCCGTGTGGAGCATGTGGTCGGTCCTGGTGCTCTTCCTCGGTCCCGAGTACGGCATCGACCCGGCGGGGAAGTTCACGCTCACGGCCGTGCCCACCGCCCTCGGCGCGGTCCTGCGCGTGCCCTACACCTACGCCGTCGCCCGCTTCGGCGGCCGGAACTGGACCGTCTTCAGCGGGCTCCTGCTGCTCGTGCCCACCGCGTACATCGCGCTCGTCCTCCAGCCGGGCGTCTCGTACACCACCCTGCTCACCGCCGCGGCGGTGGCGGGGGTGGGCGGCGGCAACTTCGCGTCCTCCATGGCCAACATCAACGCCTTCTACCCGCAGCGGCTCAAGGGCCGGGCCCTGGGCGTCAACGCGGGCGGCGGCAACCTCGGCGTCCCGGCCGTCCAGCTCGCCGGCCTCCTGGTCCTCGCCACCGCGGGCGCCGGCCATCCGCGCCTGCTGCCGCTGGCCTACGTCCCGCTGATCGCCCTGACGGCCCTCGTGGCGGCGCTGCGGATGGACAACCTCCCCGCGGGGCACCACGAGCGGCCGGCGATGGGCGAGGTCCTCGGCGATCGCCACGCCTGGGCGCTCTCCCTGCTCTACCTCGGCACCTTCGGCTCGTTCGTCGGCTTCGCCTTCGCCTTCGGCCAGGTCCTCCAGGTGCAGTTCCACGACGAGTTCGACACGCCCGTGAAGGCCGCGTGCCTCACCTTCCTCGGCCCGCTGCTCGGATCCCTGAGCCGGCCCCTCGGGGGCGCCTGGGCCGACCGGCTGGGCGGCGGCCGCGTCACCACCGCCGTGTTCCTGGCCATGGCCGGCTGCGCGGGGCTCATCCTCGTCGCCGCCCAGCACCGGCTGCTGGCCGGTTTCTTCGCCGGCTTCCTGACCCTGTTCGTGCTCAGTGGCGTCGGCAACGGGTCGACCTACCGGATGATCCCCGCCCTGTACGCCGCCCGGGCCCGCGCCGCCGTGCGGGGCGGCGCGGACGCGCGGACCGCCGAGGCCGCCGCGCACCGCCGCACCACGGCGATGATCGGCCTCGCGGGAGCCTTCGGCACCTTCGGCGGCGTCCTGGTCAACGTCGCCTTCCGGCAGTCCTTCCTCACCGCCGGCAACGGTGACGCGGCCTATGCCGCGTTCCTCGTCTTCTACCTCGCCTGCGCGGCGCTCACGGTGGTGCTCTGCCGCCGTGGGCGGGCGGCCGCCCACATCTGACCCCCGTTCACCGCAGCTGGTGGCCCGTCCTCTCCCCCGGGGAGGACGGGCCACGCGTGTTCTCACGCCCGCGCCGCGGCCGCCGGCGGAGAGGCGGATGGACGGGCGGGGACGCGCCGCCTCGTGGGTCCGGTGACTACCGGCTCGCCCACCGGCGGAGCGAGGCCGTGGCACGGGCGGCGTCCTCCGGCCGGAGGCCGGCGATCCGCGCGCGGTGGTTGGTCGCCGGGGCCACGAAGACGGCGGAGTCCCGGCTGCCGCCGCCCAGCCGGAAGGGCTCGGCGCTCGCGGGATCGTTCCCGCCGTAGACGAACAGCAGCCGGCTGCCGTGCCGGCGCACCCACTGGTCGACGTCGTTCATCGCCTGCGGCTGGAAGCGCAGGGGGACGTCCCGGGGGACGTAGGTGCGGACCTCCTGGACGCCGGGGTGGCGCAGCAGGCCGGCCAGGTGCGGGGCGGCGAACTGGGCGTACCCGAGCTGGGTGCCCAGCTGGTAGAAGTACGGCTGGTACGCCTCCAGGGACTGGTCCGTGTACAGCTTCAGGCCGGAGACGTCGTCGAGCCAGGCGTAGACGTCGTCGTCGGGGGCGGACGGGCCGGGCACCTTGGCGCACCGCGACTCATCCCCGTACTCCCAGAACATCAGCGGGACGCGCAGCACGGCGAGTTCGAGGGCGCGGTCGGCGCTGCCGACGGTGCGGAACGTCAGCCCGGCGCCCTCCGCCCAGCGGGCGTAGCGGGCCGCCATCGCCTCGCGCCGCGTCAGCACCTCGCGCTGGGCGGACTTGAGCGCCTCGCGGCAGGCGGGCGTGCCGAGGCGCTCGACGAAGGCGTCGTACGCGCTGTCGTCCCGGTCGTCGACGTTGTCGGGCGCCGAGTAGACGACGGAGCCGTCCACGTCGTGTGGGTAGAAGCGCCGGTGGTAGACCGTGGCCATGCCGCCCTTGCTGCCGCCGGTGGAGATCCAGGGCGTGCGGTAGACCTTCTTGAGCGCCTGGACGAGGTCGTGCTGGTCGCTGGCGGCCTGCCAGATGTCCAGCTTCGACCAGTCCACGGGTGAGGGGCGGGAGTCGCCGAAGAAGCGGTGCTCGACGGAGAGCTGGTTGCCGTCGAGCAACTCGGCGGGCTCGGTGCGGCCGGGTGCGGCCTTGCCCAGCGCGTAACCGCTGTTGTAGACGACCACGGGCCGCTCCGCCGACCTGTGCAGCAGCCGCAGTTTCTGCTCGAAGGTGCCGGCGGCCGGGTGCCGGTGGTCCACGGGCTGGCGGAAGCCGAGGGTGAAGGAGCGGTAGCCCGGTGGGGCGCTCTCCTCCTCGATCACGCGCATGCCGGGGACGGCCTCGACGCGGGCGCGGATGTCGTCGTCCGCGGTGTGGGCCCGGGCGGGGTGGACCGGGCCGGCGCCGAGCAGGCAGGCCAGCGCGGCGAGCAGCAGGGTCTTGCGGGGGCGGCGGGGCGTCGTGTTCCTCATGGCCACCAGCCAACCCGGGTGCGCCCGCCGCCGGTTCCCCCGGCGGCGGGAGCCGTCTCCCCCGCGCGGGGGAGGTCAGTGCCCGGTGTCGCCCAGCGACTCGAGGACGTCGCGCAGGGTGTCGGCGACGGCGGCGCGCTGTGCGGGGCTGAGGGCGGCCAGCAGCCGGTTCTCGGTGGCGATGTGGTCGGGCAGGGCCCGGTCGATCAGGTCCTGGCCCTCGTCGGTGAGGGAGACGAGCACGCTGCGGCCGTCGGACTCGCTGGGCGTGCGCGTCACGAGGCCGCGGGCCTCCAGGCGGTCGAGGCGCTGGGTGATGGCCCCCGAGGTGACCATCGCCGAGCGCATCAGTTCGGCGGGCGTGAGGCGGTGGGGCGCCTCGCTGCGGCGCAGCGTGGCGAGGACGTCGAACGACGCCGCGTCCAGGTCGTGGGCGGCGAACGTGCGGCGCAGCTCGGAGCCGACCAGCAGGGAGAGCCGTTGCAGGCGTCCTATGACCGCCATCGGCGAGACGTCCAGGTCCGGGCGGCGCTGCGCCCATTGCTCGAGTACATGGTCGACGTGATCTGCCACGCCGCCATCCTAGCTACTGTCTTAGCAGTGAGGTACCTCACGCCGTCGACGCGTCGCCAGGTAGCTTAGTGCTGAGATATATTGGCTTAGTGCTAAGCAATCAGGCCAGGGTCGCCTTAACGACCGCGCTGGCGCCCGCCGTCTGGGGCTCCACCTACCTCGTCACCACCGAACTGCTGCCGCCGGGACGGCCGCTGCTGGCCGCGGTCATCCGCGCGCTGCCGGCCGGCCTCCTGCTGATCGGGATCACCCGGCGCCTGCCGCAGGGGCAGTGGTGGTGGCGCGCGGCGGTGCTGGGCGCCCTCAACATCGGGGCGTTCTTCGCACTGCTGTTCATCGCCGCCTACCGGCTGCCCGGTGGCGTCGCGGCCACCATCGGCGCCGTACAGCCCCTGCTGGCCGCCGGCCTCGCGGCCGGCCTACTGCGCGAGCGGCTCTCGCCGCGCACCGCCGCCGCCGGCCTCGCCGGTGTGGCCGGCGTCAGCCTTCTCGTCCTGCGGGCGGACGCCCGGCTGGACGGCCTGGGCGTCGCCGCCGCCCTCGCCGGCGCGGTCGTCATGGCCACCGGAGTCGTCCTCAGCAAGCGGTGGACCTCGCCCGCGCCCCTGCTGGCCACCACCGGCTGGCAGCTCACCGCCGGCGGGCTGATGCTGCTCCCCGTCGCCCTGTTCGTCGAAGGGCCGCCGCCCGCCTCCCTCACCACCGAGAACGTCCTGGGCTACGGCTACCTCGCCCTCATCGGCTCCGCCGTCGCCTACGCCCTCTGGTTCCGCGGCATACGCGCCCTGACCCCCACAAAGGTCACCTTCCTCGGGCTCCTCAGCCCCGTGGTCGCCACCCTGCTCGGCTGGATCGCCCTCGGCCAGGAGCTCACCGCACCCCAGATCGCGGGCGGCCTCGTCGTCATCGCCTCCCTCGTCGTCGCGCAGACGACCCCGAAGTCCCCGAAGGCGCCGAAGGTCCCGCCGGCCCGGCGGACGGCCGACGCGCCCGCCCACCCCTCGACCCCCGTTCAAAGGAGCTGAACACCATGCGCATCACCGTCTTCGGAGCCGCCGGAAACGTCGGCAGCCGCGTCGTGACCGAGGCACTGTCCCGTGGCCACGAGGTCACCGCCGTCGTACGGAACCCCGACCGCCGCCCCGGACCGCCCGCCGGCGCCGAGGTCCGCGTGGGGGACGCCTCCAACGCGGCGGACGTCGCCGCCCTGAGCGCCGGTCAGGACCTCGTGATCAGCGCCACCCGCCCGGCGCCCGGCCAGGAGGCCGACCTCGTCCCCGTCACGCACGCCCTGCTGGCCGGACTCGCCTCCACGGGCGTACGCCTGCTGCTCGTCGGCGGCGCCGGCAGCCTGACCGTGCCCGGCGGGGGCCGCGCCGTGCTGGACGACCCCGAGCTGGTCCCGCCCGCCTGGCGTCCCATCGCCGAGGCCTGCACCGCGCAACTGGAGGCCTGCCGCGCCGGGACGGACGTCGACTGGACCTACCTGAGCCCGCCCGCCCTGCTGGAGCCCGGCGAGCGCACCGGACGCTACCGGCTCGGCGCCGACGAACTGCTCGTCGACGGCGAGGGCCGCTCGGCCGTCTCCATGGAGGACCTCGCCGTCGCCCTCCTCGACGAGGCCGAGAACCCCCGCCACCACCGGGCCAGGTTCACGATCGCCTACTAGGCACCGGCCGCCCGTACGAAGCACTGGATCACGCCGCCGGCATCGGCGAGGCTTCTCCCATGACGCTCGAACAGTTATGGGAGAAGATCCAGTGCGGCGAGAGGGCCGAGGCGCTCGCGCCACTGGCCGCCGGCGCCGAGGAGTGGTTCTACCTCGCGATGGCGGCCTGCCGCACGGGTGACGCCGGCGCCGCCGCCGCGTTCGCCGGCCGGGCCGCGGCGCTCGACCCCGGCCACGCCGTCTACGGCGAGGCCGCGCGCCGCCTGCGCGCCGGACGGCGCGAGGACGAGGACGTGTACGCCGAACCGGAGGCGTTCAGCGCCTTCGTCCGCGGCGGCGGCAACGTGGGCCTGTACCGCGCCGTCCACGAAGCCCTGCGCGAGCAGTACTCCGCGCACCGCCCCGCCCACCTGCTGGACATCGGATGCGGTGAGGGCCACGCCCTGCTGCCCGCCCTCACCGCCGACGTCGGCCACGTCGAGCTGATCGAACCCTCGGCCCGGCGCCTGGACCTGGTGACGGCCGAGCTGACCCGGCGCGGGGTGCCCCACCGCGGCCACGCCGCCACCGCGCAGTCCGTGGTGGCCGGCGCGGGCCCCTGGGACCTGGTGCAGGAGACCTTCTCCCTGCTCGCCCTGGAGCGGGAGGAGCGGCGGGACCTGCTGCGCCGGCTGCGGCCGCGCGCCAAGCGGCTGGCCCTCGTCGAGTTCGACGCCCCGGACCTGGGGGAGGGCCTCGCGCCCGACCGGTTCCGCTACCTGGTCTCCCGCTACGACCGCGGCATCCGGGAGTACGGACCCGAACGGGAGCTGGTGGCCCAGGGATTCCTGATGCCCGTGCTCCTGGGGCTGCTCGGCAGCGAGGAGCACCAGCGGCACCACGAGCAGCCCGTCGCCCGCTGGGTGGAGGACCTGGAGCACGCCGGCTTCACCCCCGGCGAACCGCGCCGGCTCTACGACTACTGGTGGGCGCCCGCCTACCTTCTGACGGCGTCCTGAGCGGCCCTCACCTGAACGAGCTATTCCGCCTGGTTGTTCGCAAGAGCACACTCCAGGGAGGGATGGCGTGCCCCGTCCTCCCGTCACCGACGAAAGGGAGGCGCCCGACCATGCCCTCACTCGCGACCCGCCGGCGGTGCGCCGGCGCGGCCTGCGCCGCGGGAATGCTGATCCTCACGCCCGTGCCGGCCGGTGCCGCCACCCCCGCGCCGGCCACCGTGGTCGTACGCTGCTCCGGCGCCTTCACCATGACGGCCGGCGGCTTCACCGGCGCGGCCCAGGGGCGGGGCGAGCTCACGTGCGCCGTCCCCGGCCGTCCGGAGCCGACGTCCGCCACGCTGCGCATGCGCGGCTCGTTCTCCGGCCGGGCCACGGCGGTGACCACCGCGACCGAGGACACCCTGACCTTCGACACCGGCCAGGTGACGCGCTTCTCGGCCACCCGGACGTTCGTCACCGACGCGGGCCGGCTCGCGGAGACCGGCGAGGGCGTCAGCACGTCGGGGGACCACCACCCCGCCACCGCGACCGAGTCGGGCCGCGGCACCACCAGGTCGGGCGGCGACGTCACGGTCTTCACCGTCGACGACGGGTTCACGCTGGAGCTGGCCGGCTGAGCGGAGGAGCGCCCGCGCGGGCGAAGGACGCAAGGGGTCGCCCCCCGCCCGCGCGGACGTGATCAGGTGAGCCGGATGCCCAGGGCGTAGGCCGTGAGCGTCGCCGGGTCGGCGATGTGGTGGTCCTTGGACGCGGCGGTGAAGGCGGGCGTCCAGGTGGTGGACGGCTCCAGCCGCCACAGCAGGTTGCCCGCCCCGCGGTAGTGCACCTCCGCGCCGCCGCCGGTGAGGGCGTACCCGGGCGGCAGCGTGGCCACGGCGGCCGGGTGCTGCGCCTGGCCGGAGTCGGCGTGGACGATGACGCTGGAGACGCGCCCCACCGGCAGGTCGCGCCGCAGCGAGATGGCGAAGGAGCGGATGCTCGCCGGGTCGGAGACCACGTGGTCCTTGGAACGGGCCTTCCAGGAGTAGTCCGTGGCCGGGAAGGACGCCGTGGCGAGGTTGCCGGCCCCGTACCAGTTCACCTTGAACCCGCCGCCGACGAGGGCGTAGTCCCTCGACGACGGGATGCCCGCCTCCGCCTCCGGGTGCGGCGCCGTGCCGCTGTCCGAACGCGAGACGTGCACCGAGCGCAGCAGCTGGTCGCGCGTCATCCCGGCGATCTTCAAGCCGATCACGTAGGCCACCAGCTCGTGCGGCTGGGGGTCGAGGTGGTCCTTGGAGGAGACGGTCCACCCCGACAGGTCGTCATTGGGGTACGAGGCCGTCAGCAGGGCGCCGTTGGGGCCCTCCACGGCCGTGGCCCCGCCCCCGACAGCGATCATGTCCCCGTCGCCGACCCGGACGGTCTGGTCGATCCAGTGCTGCTGGGCCGGACTGCCGTGGTACGAGAACACGGACACGGTCACCCGGCCCGACGCGTCCCGGAAGCCGGCCACCTGTCTGCCCGTTCTCTCGACGGGCCGGACCGCCGCTCCGCGCCACGCCGTGCGCTGCGCCGCCCCCGCCGTACCGGCACCGGCCAGGGCGCCGGCCGCCGCTAAGCCCGCGGCGGCCGAAGCCGCCTTCAGCACCTCTCGCCTGTTCCTCATCGCCAACCTCCCAGGAGAATCCGGGCGCTGTCGCCCGGAGGCGAGGCAACCGTAGCGACCGCCACACGCGTGCCGATAGACCT
It includes:
- a CDS encoding NAD(P)/FAD-dependent oxidoreductase — its product is MTVHHVAVVGAGMAAARFAQQFSARTGGAARLTLYGAEPHAPYNRTLLADVLTGRYDEHAVGLPYGPDAEVRTGTRVTAVDPATRTLTLDDGSAARYDTLVLATGAAPVPPDLPGPHGALPEGVHVLRTLADCRGLADDARRVTRAVVVGGGVLGVSAARALAALGLRTAIVHRAPHLMERHLDPAPAGALRRHLEALGIAVHTGATARALHGTGRVTAVELPGGRHLRAGLVVFACGVRPRTGLARAAGLTVRRGVVVDDHLATSAPGVHAVGDCAEHRGIVHGLADPAWQQADVLAARLSGADPRARYTGTRPHTRLTAGSLQLAAFGDPGTAAAGPRDVLSLADATRGTYKQLVLDGDRLASAVLLGDLTTAGDLIRAWRHDEPLPADPSRLLVPEGAHP
- the nirB gene encoding nitrite reductase large subunit NirB, yielding MTPSAPATERRRLVLVGHGMVGQRFLEALYEQEDAARWQVTVLAEEPRPAYDRVHLTSAFTGTSPEELSLCDREFLSRHGIDLRLGDPVVAVDREARRVTCASGGEVPYDALVLATGSYPFVPPVPGHDAPGCHVYRTVDDVAAIQARAAGARTGAVVGGGLLGLEAAGALRAMGLDTHVVEFAPRLMALQVDDAGGALLRQKIEQLGVTVHTGAGATSIDTGPDGEVVAMTLSDGTSFATDLVVFSAGVRPQDRLARDCGLPVGERGGITVDARCRTADPHVWAVGECARAVDGTVYGLVAPGYAMAETAARDLCGGSGEFTGADTSTKLKLLGVDVASFGDAHGATEGALDVTYADSRAGVYKKLVVGADGSLLGGVLVGDADAYATLRPLAGNGRPLTVPAEQLLLPAAAGPAGATGGAALPEDAIVCSCHNVDKATIRSAVTEGVCASVAAVKKCTKAGTGCGSCEKLLTTLVDDELAATGVAAARGLCEHFAHTRAELYEIIRVKGITTFTRLLAEHGTGEGCAVCKPVVASILATLGDTSHILDGEQAALQDTNDHFLANLQRNGSYSVVPRVPGGEITPDGLITIGAIARDFGLYTKITGGQRIDMFGATVDQLPAIWRRLVDAGFESGHAYGKALRTVKSCVGQTWCRYGVQDSVALAIELELRYRGLRAPHKIKSAVSGCARECAEARSKDFGVIATAEGWNLYVGGNGGMTPRHADLLLQDADHDTLVRTVDRFLMFYIRTADRLERTAPWIERLEGGLDHLRAVIVDDALGIAADLDAQMARHIARYEDEWAATLADPERLRRFASFVNAPGTPDPTVRFTPERAQIRPARVGEDPLPGPVTAGAGPAPKVRIR
- the nirD gene encoding nitrite reductase small subunit NirD — protein: MNETALSPHRSPRPDPDALVEIGDGTTWTTVCRYGDLTPGRGVTALVGGEQVALFRDPAGALYALANRDPFSDACVISRGIMGSRDGTPAVTSPMYKQTFDLRTGACLDEETAPDGSPAALRAWAVRTTEPAPPARGRTLPEWRPEDPAFWEATGARVARRNLWLSVLTEHIGFSVWSMWSVLVLFLGPEYGIDPAGKFTLTAVPTALGAVLRVPYTYAVARFGGRNWTVFSGLLLLVPTAYIALVLQPGVSYTTLLTAAAVAGVGGGNFASSMANINAFYPQRLKGRALGVNAGGGNLGVPAVQLAGLLVLATAGAGHPRLLPLAYVPLIALTALVAALRMDNLPAGHHERPAMGEVLGDRHAWALSLLYLGTFGSFVGFAFAFGQVLQVQFHDEFDTPVKAACLTFLGPLLGSLSRPLGGAWADRLGGGRVTTAVFLAMAGCAGLILVAAQHRLLAGFFAGFLTLFVLSGVGNGSTYRMIPALYAARARAAVRGGADARTAEAAAHRRTTAMIGLAGAFGTFGGVLVNVAFRQSFLTAGNGDAAYAAFLVFYLACAALTVVLCRRGRAAAHI
- a CDS encoding S28 family serine protease gives rise to the protein MRNTTPRRPRKTLLLAALACLLGAGPVHPARAHTADDDIRARVEAVPGMRVIEEESAPPGYRSFTLGFRQPVDHRHPAAGTFEQKLRLLHRSAERPVVVYNSGYALGKAAPGRTEPAELLDGNQLSVEHRFFGDSRPSPVDWSKLDIWQAASDQHDLVQALKKVYRTPWISTGGSKGGMATVYHRRFYPHDVDGSVVYSAPDNVDDRDDSAYDAFVERLGTPACREALKSAQREVLTRREAMAARYARWAEGAGLTFRTVGSADRALELAVLRVPLMFWEYGDESRCAKVPGPSAPDDDVYAWLDDVSGLKLYTDQSLEAYQPYFYQLGTQLGYAQFAAPHLAGLLRHPGVQEVRTYVPRDVPLRFQPQAMNDVDQWVRRHGSRLLFVYGGNDPASAEPFRLGGGSRDSAVFVAPATNHRARIAGLRPEDAARATASLRRWASR
- a CDS encoding MarR family winged helix-turn-helix transcriptional regulator, giving the protein MADHVDHVLEQWAQRRPDLDVSPMAVIGRLQRLSLLVGSELRRTFAAHDLDAASFDVLATLRRSEAPHRLTPAELMRSAMVTSGAITQRLDRLEARGLVTRTPSESDGRSVLVSLTDEGQDLIDRALPDHIATENRLLAALSPAQRAAVADTLRDVLESLGDTGH
- a CDS encoding EamA family transporter — encoded protein: MLSNQARVALTTALAPAVWGSTYLVTTELLPPGRPLLAAVIRALPAGLLLIGITRRLPQGQWWWRAAVLGALNIGAFFALLFIAAYRLPGGVAATIGAVQPLLAAGLAAGLLRERLSPRTAAAGLAGVAGVSLLVLRADARLDGLGVAAALAGAVVMATGVVLSKRWTSPAPLLATTGWQLTAGGLMLLPVALFVEGPPPASLTTENVLGYGYLALIGSAVAYALWFRGIRALTPTKVTFLGLLSPVVATLLGWIALGQELTAPQIAGGLVVIASLVVAQTTPKSPKAPKVPPARRTADAPAHPSTPVQRS
- a CDS encoding NAD(P)-dependent oxidoreductase — its product is MRITVFGAAGNVGSRVVTEALSRGHEVTAVVRNPDRRPGPPAGAEVRVGDASNAADVAALSAGQDLVISATRPAPGQEADLVPVTHALLAGLASTGVRLLLVGGAGSLTVPGGGRAVLDDPELVPPAWRPIAEACTAQLEACRAGTDVDWTYLSPPALLEPGERTGRYRLGADELLVDGEGRSAVSMEDLAVALLDEAENPRHHRARFTIAY
- a CDS encoding class I SAM-dependent methyltransferase, producing MTLEQLWEKIQCGERAEALAPLAAGAEEWFYLAMAACRTGDAGAAAAFAGRAAALDPGHAVYGEAARRLRAGRREDEDVYAEPEAFSAFVRGGGNVGLYRAVHEALREQYSAHRPAHLLDIGCGEGHALLPALTADVGHVELIEPSARRLDLVTAELTRRGVPHRGHAATAQSVVAGAGPWDLVQETFSLLALEREERRDLLRRLRPRAKRLALVEFDAPDLGEGLAPDRFRYLVSRYDRGIREYGPERELVAQGFLMPVLLGLLGSEEHQRHHEQPVARWVEDLEHAGFTPGEPRRLYDYWWAPAYLLTAS